The genomic window CGCTCACCGCTTCCCGGGGCCGGGTGGCCCTGAGGATGACCTGCGTGGCCATGGGCCGCGACTTGGCCGTGAGTCTTGCCGGCGGCGACCGGGAGCACATCGGCGCGGTGGCCCTGGGCCTGCCCAGGCCCAAGGGGGACGGGGCGACCACCTCGGTGCTGGCGGTGCTGGGGCACCGGGAGGACGACCTGGCACGGAGCCTCGCCACCCGCCTGGCGTCCCGCCTCGGCGTGACGGTGTGCGTGGCCTGCGGCATCCACGTGGACGGCATCAGCCGGGAGGAGCTGGCGGCCGTCCTGGAGCTGTCGGCGGAACTGGCCGACCGCCTGGTCTCCCAGGTGGAAGGGTAGACAACCGCCCCCATTGCCGGGAGGATGGACCCAACCGAAGTACCAGGCAAAGGGGAGCCTTCCATGCGCATCCAGTGGGGCGAGCAGTTCGCCACCGGGCACACCCTGGTGGACCACCAGCATGTGGCCCTGTTCGACGCCATCAACGCGTTCGACCAGGCCCTGGAGGAGGGCCTGGCTCCCCAGCGGATGGACGAGATGCTGGCCTTCCTGGAGCGCTACGCCCGGGAGCACTTCGTCACCGAGGAGTTCCTGATGGTGCGCTCGGAGTTCCCCGACCGGCCCCTGCACCGGACCGAGCACGAGCGGCTCCTCCTGCGGGTCAAGTTCATCCGGGAACTGCGCGACCAGGATCCCTCCCTGGTGCCCCCGGAAGGGCTGGGCAAGTTCCTGGGGGACTGGCTCACGAACCACATCCTCACCTGGGACCTGGCGCTGTTCCGGTACCTGAAGGAACACCCGGTGGACGCCTAGTAGGCGCTCGACGCGAGGCCCTTGCGGATGAGCTCCCGGGCCGCTTCGCGCACCGCGGGGTCCGGTTCCCTGGCTTCGCTGGTGGCGTCGAGGACGCCGGCTGCGGCATCCGCGCACTGGAACGCCGCGAGGCTGCGCAGCGCGGCGATGCGGACCCTGGGGTCGGGTTCCTGGGTGGCGTCGGCAATCCGGCGGAGCCTGAGCGCGAAAGCCCGGTTGCGCATGTCGCACACGTTCCTCACGGCCAGGGCGGCGGCTTCGCGCACCTCGGGGGACTCCTCAAGCCGGAAGCTGGCGCGGTCGAAGATCAGTCCCGACGCCAGGCCGCTGATGGTGCCCATCCCCGCGATCTCCTCGATGGCCCGGATCCGTACCTGGTGGCTGGAGGTGGACTCGGACCCCAGGATGGCGGAGAGCTCCACCAGGCGCTCGTTCACGGTGCGCGCCTGGGCCGCCCCGGCAAGTGCCGCCGCGCAACCCAGGAGGCACCCGATCAACCCTCTCACCGACATCCGGCCCCCGTTCGAGGCCTGACTATAGCACTTCCCGCCTGCTAGGCTTGGCTGGATGACCCAGACCGCCTTCACGTTCCACCCCATCGGCACCGTTCGCTCGCCCTATCGGCAGCGAATCGATGCCCCCCATCAGGCCACGGTCGACGCCCGGGGGCCCGGCGGAGCCACCCTGGAGCTGGACCCGGGCCTGCCGGAGGAGACCCTCCGCGACCTGGAGGGGTTCGCCTACATCTGGGTGGTCTTCGCCCTGCACAAGAGCGAGGGCTGGGCCCCCACCGTGCGGCCCCCCAGAGGCCCCCGGGTGAAGCGCGGCGTCTTCGCCACGCGCTCCCCCCACCGCCCCAACGCCATCGGCCTCTCCGCCGTGGAACTGCTCGGCATCGAGGGCCGCACGCTCCTCCTGGGGGACGTGGACCTCCTGGACGGCACGCCGGTGCTGGACATCAAGCCCTACGTCCCCTACGCCGACGCCTTCCCGGAGGCCCGGGCCGGCTGGATCGACGCGGTGGACGAGGCCACCGGCCTGCGGTCAGTTCCCGGCCTCAGGCGTCCCCGGTAGGCCCGGGAGGGCCGAGTACATCGCCTCGATCTCCGCCCGGAAGGCCTTCTCGATGAACTTGCGCCGGAGCTTCAGGGTGGGGGTGAGCTCCCCCAGGTCCATGGAGAACGGCCGCGAGAGGAGCGTGAACTTCTTCACCTGCTCGTACTTGGCCAGGCCCTTCTGCAGCTCCAGGATGCGGCTCTCGAAGAACGCCATCACCTTGCTGTCGCGCAGCAGGTCCGAGGGGCTCCGGTAGGCCACCCCGGCGGACCGGGCGTACTCCTCCAGGCGGTCGAAGTACGGCACGATGAGCGCCGAGACGAAGTTCCGGGAATCGGCGATGATGGCCACCTGCTCGATGAAGGCGTCCTTGGCCAGGGTGCCCTCCACGCGCTGGGGCGCGATGTACTGGCCGTTGGAGGTCTTCATCAGCTCCTTGATGCGCTCGGTGAAGATCAGGTTGCCGCCGGAATCGATGCCGCCGGCGTCGCCGGTGCGCAGGAAGCCGTCGGCGGTCATCACCCGGGCGGTCTCCTCGGGGCGCCTGTAGTAGCCGCGCATCACCGTGGGCCCCTTCACCTGCAGCTCGTTCTCCTCGCCCAGGCGCACCTCCAGCCCCTCCATGGGCCTGCCGATGGTGCCGATGGGCATGGAGCCGTCCTCCCAGCAGGAGACCGTGGCGCAGGTCTCCGAGAGGCCGTAGCCGTACTTGAGGTTGAGCCCGACGGCCTGGAAGAAGAGGTTCACGTCGTCCGCGAGGCTGGCACCGGCCACCGGCAGGAACCGGCAGCGGCCCCCGAACAGGTTGCGGATCTTGCGGAGCACGAGGGCATCGGCCACCTTGTGGCGGAGCCCCAGCCAGGGCCCGGGCCCCTTCCCTTCGATGCGCAGCCGCACCACTTGAAGGCCGATGCCCAGGGCCCAGCCGAAGAGCGCGGCCATGGGCCACCCGGCCTTGGCCATGCGGGCCTGGATGCCGGCGTAGGCCTTCTCGTAGACCCGGGGCACCGAGCACATCAGGGTCGGGCGCACGACGCCGATGGCCGCCACCACGGTCTGGGGATCCCGCAGGTACACCACCTCGGCGCCCCGGTACAGCAGGTACGCGGTCCAGGCCCTCTCGAAGATGTGGCACAGGGGCAGCATGCAGAGGGAGACGTCCTCCGGGCCCACCTTGAGCCGCAGGTCGTGGAGGTGCATGGCCGCGGCGATGTTGGCCTGGTCGAGCATCACGCCCTTGGGTTCCCCGGTGGTGCCCGAGGTGTACACCAGGGTGTAGAGGTCGTCCAGGCGGTAGCCGGCGGCGCGCGCCTCCAGTTCCGCGGCCGTGGCCGGATCCCCGCCCAGGTCCATGAGCGCCTGGAGGGTCAGCGCCTGGGGGCAGCCCCGCAGGTCGACGGAGGCATCCAG from Geothrix sp. 21YS21S-2 includes these protein-coding regions:
- a CDS encoding long-chain fatty acid--CoA ligase, translated to MTLLPWSTHRLRGISLESSLRQDFHLVRFLREQAPVRGAKVALRSHGEGATVTWAELGERMDRIARGLLRLGHEPCGMVGLCGRNMPEWTMSDLGILAARGVPVPLYPTSNLEQAVFIIRDAGIRILFAGEQPQVDLGIELLAQGEIAHLVALDASVDLRGCPQALTLQALMDLGGDPATAAELEARAAGYRLDDLYTLVYTSGTTGEPKGVMLDQANIAAAMHLHDLRLKVGPEDVSLCMLPLCHIFERAWTAYLLYRGAEVVYLRDPQTVVAAIGVVRPTLMCSVPRVYEKAYAGIQARMAKAGWPMAALFGWALGIGLQVVRLRIEGKGPGPWLGLRHKVADALVLRKIRNLFGGRCRFLPVAGASLADDVNLFFQAVGLNLKYGYGLSETCATVSCWEDGSMPIGTIGRPMEGLEVRLGEENELQVKGPTVMRGYYRRPEETARVMTADGFLRTGDAGGIDSGGNLIFTERIKELMKTSNGQYIAPQRVEGTLAKDAFIEQVAIIADSRNFVSALIVPYFDRLEEYARSAGVAYRSPSDLLRDSKVMAFFESRILELQKGLAKYEQVKKFTLLSRPFSMDLGELTPTLKLRRKFIEKAFRAEIEAMYSALPGLPGTPEAGN
- the tsaA gene encoding tRNA (N6-threonylcarbamoyladenosine(37)-N6)-methyltransferase TrmO, coding for MTQTAFTFHPIGTVRSPYRQRIDAPHQATVDARGPGGATLELDPGLPEETLRDLEGFAYIWVVFALHKSEGWAPTVRPPRGPRVKRGVFATRSPHRPNAIGLSAVELLGIEGRTLLLGDVDLLDGTPVLDIKPYVPYADAFPEARAGWIDAVDEATGLRSVPGLRRPR
- a CDS encoding bacteriohemerythrin, whose protein sequence is MRIQWGEQFATGHTLVDHQHVALFDAINAFDQALEEGLAPQRMDEMLAFLERYAREHFVTEEFLMVRSEFPDRPLHRTEHERLLLRVKFIRELRDQDPSLVPPEGLGKFLGDWLTNHILTWDLALFRYLKEHPVDA
- a CDS encoding proteasome assembly chaperone 4 family protein, with protein sequence MEPVTLTASRGRVALRMTCVAMGRDLAVSLAGGDREHIGAVALGLPRPKGDGATTSVLAVLGHREDDLARSLATRLASRLGVTVCVACGIHVDGISREELAAVLELSAELADRLVSQVEG